From the Canis aureus isolate CA01 chromosome 33, VMU_Caureus_v.1.0, whole genome shotgun sequence genome, one window contains:
- the LOC144303977 gene encoding NADH dehydrogenase [ubiquinone] 1 alpha subcomplex subunit 3-like yields the protein MRISIRFKAAIILLCHQTSKLLQAAAAETKVAGRLAAFLKDAWAKEPVLVASFTMRGLAVILPIFSPFTKYATMINQATPHNYPVPLRDDGNMPDMPRHPQDPQGPSLEWLKKL from the exons ATGAGGATTTCCATCAGGTTCAAGGCTGCTATCATTTTGCTTTGCCATCAAACCAGCAAACTCCTACAG GCTGCCGCCGCAGAGACCAAGGTGGCCGGGAGACTCGCTGCCTTCCTCAAGGACGCCTGGGCCAAAGAGCCGGTGCTGGTTGCGTCCTTCACCATGCGGGGCCTCGCTGTGATTCTGCCCATCTTCAGTCCCTTCACCAAATATGCCACCATGATCAACCAGGCCACACCCCACAACTATCCAGTGCCCCTCCGAGATGATGGGAACATGCCCGACATGCCCAGacacccccaggacccccagggccccagcctggagTGGCTGAAGAAATTGTGA